The nucleotide window GAAAACAAGGGTTTATTCAGAAATAGACGGAATTATTTTGAATTTCAAAATAATTGAAATAAATTATATATTGTGATATCATATTATGTTATATATAAAAAGATGGGAGATGATTTTAAATGAATGAAGTTATAAAACAATTGCAAAATAGAAGATCAGTGAGAGAATTTACAGGGGAAAAAGTAAAAGATGAAGATTTGAAATTGATATTGGAAACTGCTCAGAGATGTCCAAATTCTGTTCATGGACAGCAAACATCATTAATAGTCGTAAAAGACAAAGACAAAATTAAAAAAATAGCCGAATTATCGGGAGGACAGAAACAGGTTGAAAATGCCGATGTATTTGTTTTGGTATTGGCTGATTATTACAGACCTTATTATGCTGCAAAAAGTATAGGTGTGGAAATCGGTGTTCAAAAATCTTTGGAAGGTGTAATTACAGGAGCTGTAGATGCAGGAATAATGGTGGAAGCTATACAGACAGCAGCGGAATCTTTGGGGTATGGAACTACTGTTATAGGCGGAATAAGATTAAATCCTGATGCAATATGCGAAATGTTTAATTTGCCTGAATATGTATTTCCCGTTTTAGGTACTACAATAGGGGTGCCTACTGAAAATAAATTAAAAACACCTAAACCGAGAGTTTCTTATGAGAGTTTTGCTCTTGATGAAGTATATGATAAGGCAAAGGTGGAAGAAGGCGTAGAGAACTTTGATGCAGATTACAGAAAATGGTGGGATGAAAACGGTCTTTCTCAAATGCCTTCTTATAAAGAGAGTATAAAAAATTATTACGGAAATGCAACAAATGAAAGATATAAAAAAGTTGCCGATACAGTAAAAAAACAGGGATTTGATTTTGATAAAAGTGAATAGTTAATATAAAATAAATTTTATAAATACTCAGATTACCGATGTATAATAATTATATATTGATAATTTGAGTATTTTTTAAAATACAGTTTAAAAATAAGCAAAAATATTATATAATCTAAATAGTAGAGAGGAATATATGTTTAGGAGGAAATTAACTTGGAAACTTTAAGAGAGTTTTATAAAATAGGAAACGGACCTTCAAGCAGTCATACAATGGGACCTGAAAGAGCCGCTTCTTTATTTAAAAAGAGAGCAGAGGAAAAATACGGGAAAGATTTGAGATATAAAGCCGAATTGTACGGAAGTTTGGCAGCAACAGGGAAAGGACATTTAACAGACTTTATTATAAAAAAAACATTGGAAAATGCAGAAAAAGATAATATAGAAGTAGTATTTATGCCTGAAATAGTGTATGATTTTCATACAAACGGTGTAAGATTTTTTGTTTATAAAAAAGATGATATAAATTTTGAAGATCCTTCGGAAAGTGCGTTATTCTTTTCTGTAGGAGGAGGAAGTATAGTTGAAGCGAAGGACGGTAATGAAAATTTGAATAAAAATGCCGATGTGGAGCATATCTATCCTCAAAAAAACTTTAAAGAAATAATGGAATATTGTGAAAGAGAGAATATTACAATTCCTCAATATGTGGAAAGATATGAAGGAACTGAAATTTGGGATTATCTGAAAGAAGTATGGAATGCCATGGACGATGCTGTAAACAGAGGATTGAATACTGAAGGATATTTACACGGAATGCTTCATTTGGAAAGAAAAGCAAAAATGTTCTATGAAAAATATTTGAATGCACGCTTTAAAGATGTTAAAGGGAGAGTTTACTCATATGCGTTAGCGGCTTCAGAGGAAAATGCCAGTGCGGGAAAAGTTGTAACAGCTCCTACTTGCGGTGCTTCGGGGTTAATTCCTGCAGTATTGAAAACTTTTCAGCAGGAAAACGGTCTTTCCGAAGAAGAAATTATTAATGCTTTGGCAGTAGCAGGAGTAATAGGAAATGTATACAAGCAAAATGCTTCAATTTCAGGAGCTGAAGTGGGCTGTCAGGGAGAAGTCGGAGTTGCCTGCTCAATGGGCTCCGGAATGGCTGCCTATATAATGGGAGGAGGTCTTCAGGAGATAGAATATGCAGCTGAAATCGGCATGGAACATTGTCTCGGAATGACCTGTGATCCTATGCTCGGTTATGTTCAGATACCGTGTATAGAAAGAAATGCTATATATGCTGCAAAAGCTATGGATTGTGCCCAGTACAGTTTAATGTCGGGAGGAGAGAATCATTTGATTACTCTTGATGAAGTAGTAGAAACTATGCTTCAGACAGGAAAGGATTTACATTCAAATTATAAAGAAACTTCCCTTGCAGGATTGGCAAAATTGAAAAAAGCAAAGTTGAATCTGGAATAATAAATTTAAAATTATAGAGGCTGATATGAATTTTTTAGGACATTCGATGATTTCAATAGAAATTGACGAAAAAACTGACAGAAAAACTTTATACGGAAATTTTACCGGAGATTTTTATAAAGGAACACTTGAAAAAATTAATCTTACTGATGAATTAAAAGAGGGTATTGTTCTCCACAGGATAATAGACGATATTTCGGATAGGGAAAATAATTTTCTCAATGATTTGTTGCGAGAAAAATTCGGAATATTTAAAGGGATAGTTTCGGATATGTTTGTGGATCATTTTTTGTCCAAAAATTTTTATAGAATATTCAATGAAAATATTAATGATATTGAAACAAAAATATTATATAATATAAATCAGTATGAAAAATACTTTCCTGAAAAATTTGAGAGAACTTTAAGCTGGATAAGTTCGGAGAAGATTTTATCGGGATATGCAAATATTGACATTTTGGAAAGAGCTTTTTACGGGCTTTCCAAAAGAGTGAAAAAAGGGGAAATACTAAATTCTGCAATTAAAGAATTGAAAAAAAATTACGGGATTTTTGAGGAAAATTCTGTTAAGGAATTTGAATATGTAAAAAATGAAAGTATCAATAAATTTTTGGATAAATAATAGGAGGAATAATGAAAAAAACTTTAATTACATTTTTGATTTTAGCTCAGGGGATAATACTGGCGGAGAATAAACCGAAAGCGGCTGTACCTGTCCAGACACAGAAAAAAGCTCCTGCTGCAGCGAAGAAAGCCGATCCGAAAGCAGCAGTTCAGGCAAAACCTGCGGATAGTCCCAACACGAAAGCTCCAGCAGTGCCTACTCAACAAAAACCTGTGACTACAACAAAAGCAGCACCTAAAACAACTGCTAAAAAGGACGAAGTAAAAAAATTCAAGACATTACAGGAAGCAGCAGATGATTATGCAAAAGCAATGCAGGAAATTTCCAACTACGGATCAAGAGAAATGCTCAGAACAGTAAATGTAGATGTGGATAAATATGTAGGTGCGAGAGGAGATCAGGAACTAACAAGAAAATGGGAAGAAATAAATACAATGTTATTGGAACAGTTTGAAGTTTCAGTTTATAAAGTTAATGAAAACGGTAATTCGGGAGAAGCTGTGTTTTTGATAAAAGGTTATGACGAAGAGGCTTTAAGCAAGTATTTGAACGATAATATTGACAAATATGCAAAAATAAAAAGACTTAAAGGCGAAGTGGATATTGACATAGAAGCATATATAAATTTACAGTATAACTACTTGAAAAATGCGAAAAAGATAAATATCGCAACTTCAACTGTAAATTTTGTTAAAACAGGAAATGAATGGAAAAAAGCATAAAAAATAATGATTGAAAGCGGGTTAATTATGTTGACTGATTACCATATGCATTTTGAATACGGAGATTACGATGAAGAATGGGTCAGTCTGTTTTTTGAGCAGGCTGAGAAAAAAGGACTTCATGAAATAGGGATAAGTGAGCATACTCACGCATTTAAGGAATTTAAAGACTTGTATTATGAAGAGCTTATCCTTGATAATTCTGAAACGGGGGAATTTCAGAGAAAGTGGCTTGATAATCCCAAGTCGAAATTTGTGCATACATTGGAAGAATATACAGATTTTATTAATATGCTGAAATCAAAAGGCTATCCTGTAAAATTGGGATTGGAAGTTTGCAATTTCAGAAATCAGGATAAAGTAAAAGAAATACTTCAAAAATATGAATGGGACTATTTAATAGTTTCCGTTCATTTTATTAAAGGTTGGGGATTTGATTTCAGTAACTTGAAGCATAGATTTAACGAAAGAAATTTGACTGATATATGGAAAGATTATGCAGAAGAAATTGAAAATGTTGCTAATACGGGATTTTACAATATACTCGGACACCCTTTCAATTTAAGATTGTTTAACAATATTCCCGATAAAGAAAGTGTCGGTGATTTGCTTGAAAAAACGGCAGTATGTCTCAAAAATAATGATATGACTGTAGATGTAAATACCGGGACTGTTTATAGGTACCCGATAAAAGAAATATCGCCTTATGGTGATTTTATGGAATATGTGAAGAAATACAATATTCCGGTTATGTTGTCGAGCGATGCACATCATCCTGAACATGTAGGAATGAAAATAGAAGAGGCAGTCGAATATATAAAAAAATACGGAATTAATGAAATTGCAACTTTTAATAAGAGAAAAAGAATTATAGAGAAGATTTAAGGATATAAATTTATGAAACTTAGAGAAAATTACACATGTCCTTTGGAATTTGTGCATGACATCATAAAAGGAAAATGGAAAACGATTATTATTTTTCAATTGAGAAAAGGCAAATGTTCTTTTTCGGAATTGCATCGTGAAATTAGCGGAATAAGTCAGAAAATGTTACTTGAGCAATTAAAGGAACTGAGAAAATTCGGATTTGTTGATAAAAAATCTTATTCGGGATATCCTCTTCAAGTAGAATATTTTTTAACTGAAAGAGGAGAAAAGATATTGTCAGCTGTAAAAATCATGCAGGATATCGGAATAGAATATATGATTGAGAATAATATGACAGAATTCTTAGATAAAAAGGGAATAAAATATAATAATGTTTCCGAATATACAAAAAAGTAAGTAATTTACTTTTTTTTGAATTTCATATATCATTTTATCATAATTAATAGAAAGGATTTGATAAAATGAGAAAAGGATTATTGATTGTTGATGTTCAAAACGATTATTTTCCAAATGGAAGATGCGAACTGTTTAAAGCTGAAGAAACTCTCGGAAATATAAAGAAGGTTTTAAAATATTTCAGGGAAAATAAATTTCCGGTTTATTATATTAAACATATTTCGGAAAAGAATGCGGCTTTCTTTTTGCCTGAGACAGAAGGAATTGAAATTCATAAAGAAATTGAGCCTTTGAAAAATGAAAAAGTTATTATAAAACATTACCCGAACAGTTTTTTCAATACAAATTTGGGAAAAATTCTTCAGGAGGACCTTATAAATGAACTTATTATATGCGGTATGATGACTCATATGTGTATTGATACTACGGTGAGAGCATCAAGGGACTTGGGATACAGGAATATTCTTATTTCAGATGCCTGTACTACTAAAGATTTGCAATGGAATGATTTAAAAATACCTGCCGAAACGATACAGAATGTTTACATGGCATCTTTGAACCGGAAATTTGCTCAAATTATGAAAACTGATGAATATTTTAAAAAATTATGTGAGGAATGATAGTAATGGAAAATTTTACACTTGAAATATGTGTAGATAGCGTGGAATCGGCTATAAATGCCGAAAAGGGAGGAGCAACACGTCTTGAATTATGCAGTAATCTTATAATTGGCGGAACTACACCTACGAAAAGCCTTTTTGAAGAAGTCAAAAGGAATGTTAATATCCCGATAAATGTACTTATAAGACCCAGATTCGGAGATTTTTTATATTCAGAATACGAGATAAATATGATAAAAAATGATATAAAAATGTTTAAAGAATTGGGAGCAAATGCAGTAGTTATAGGAGTGCTGACTAAAGACGGAGAGATAGACATTGAAAATATGAAAAAACTTATGGAAAAAGCCGAAGGAATGTCTGTAACTTTCCATAGAGCTTTTGATGTGTGCAAAGATCCGATAAAGGCTTTTCAGCAGTTGAAAGAACTGGGAGTAAAGACTATACTGACTTCAGGACAGGAAGACAGTTGTTTGAAAGGGAAAGAATTATTAAAAAAATTAGTCGAACTCTCCAATGGGAATAGTCCTGAAATACTTATAGGAGCCGGATTGAACGTGGGTAACGCAGAAGAAATGGCAAAATATACCGGTGCAAAAGCTTTTCATTTATCTGCTAAAAAGATAAAAGAAAGTAAAATGATTTATAAAAAAGAAGATGTAAATATGGGATTAAAAGAATTCAGTGAATTTGAAATTCTTGAAACTGATGAGAGTGTCGTTAGGGAGATATATGAAATATTAGTGAGGGTTTAAGTAACCCTCACTTTCTTACTTTCAACCTTAAATTTTACATACTCAAAAATGTCCGTTCGCTACAAAAACAAAATAGTTGTTTTGGCTGGGATTCACGAGCACTTTTTTACGTTGTAAAATTTAGAGGTTGAGAATTTCTTTTTATTTTTTATTATTATCACTAAAACCACCGAAAATATAACATAATATAATTGAAATTATACCAAGTACAGTTGGCCCGAAAAGAACTATTATAAAAAATGTATCGGCAGTTGATGTGATAGATGGTAAATTGTAAACCAAAACAAGATAACCGATAGCTATAGGAACACCTAAAAATAATGTGAAAAATCGTCCTAAAACTGTGTTTCCGAAAATTCCTTTAATTATTCCTATTGCTATTGCACCTACAACAAAAGTATTAAAAAATAATAATAGTGGCATTTTTATCTCCATTCTTAACCTAAAAATTAAATTTATATTTGTATTTTATATTTTTTTTATTAAAAGTCAATAGTTAAAATAAATTTTTTGTTTATTAATAATTTAATTTACAAAAAAACAACCTTCAGATTTTACAACGTGAAAAATGTGTTAGTGAGCGTAATGAAAATATCTTTTTTATTTTCATAGCGAACGTACATTTTTGAGTATGTAAAATTTGAGGTTGAAAGTGGGAGTATGAGGGCGACAAGCCCTCATAAATTCTATTACATATTAAAATACTTAGCAAACGGTTGTGAAAAGACGATAGCACTGACAGAAGCCTCAGGATACATCATATGTCCTAAAGTCAGTTTGATTCCAAAACGTTCAGGTTTTAAAAGATTAAACAGTTTATCCTGGTCCGATAAATCAGGACAGGCAGGATAACCGAAAGAATAACGTTTTCCGTGATATTTTGCTCTATGAAT belongs to Pseudoleptotrichia goodfellowii and includes:
- a CDS encoding ACP phosphodiesterase, encoding MNFLGHSMISIEIDEKTDRKTLYGNFTGDFYKGTLEKINLTDELKEGIVLHRIIDDISDRENNFLNDLLREKFGIFKGIVSDMFVDHFLSKNFYRIFNENINDIETKILYNINQYEKYFPEKFERTLSWISSEKILSGYANIDILERAFYGLSKRVKKGEILNSAIKELKKNYGIFEENSVKEFEYVKNESINKFLDK
- a CDS encoding cysteine hydrolase family protein, which codes for MRKGLLIVDVQNDYFPNGRCELFKAEETLGNIKKVLKYFRENKFPVYYIKHISEKNAAFFLPETEGIEIHKEIEPLKNEKVIIKHYPNSFFNTNLGKILQEDLINELIICGMMTHMCIDTTVRASRDLGYRNILISDACTTKDLQWNDLKIPAETIQNVYMASLNRKFAQIMKTDEYFKKLCEE
- a CDS encoding nitroreductase family protein, with translation MNEVIKQLQNRRSVREFTGEKVKDEDLKLILETAQRCPNSVHGQQTSLIVVKDKDKIKKIAELSGGQKQVENADVFVLVLADYYRPYYAAKSIGVEIGVQKSLEGVITGAVDAGIMVEAIQTAAESLGYGTTVIGGIRLNPDAICEMFNLPEYVFPVLGTTIGVPTENKLKTPKPRVSYESFALDEVYDKAKVEEGVENFDADYRKWWDENGLSQMPSYKESIKNYYGNATNERYKKVADTVKKQGFDFDKSE
- a CDS encoding L-serine ammonia-lyase, iron-sulfur-dependent, subunit alpha, translating into METLREFYKIGNGPSSSHTMGPERAASLFKKRAEEKYGKDLRYKAELYGSLAATGKGHLTDFIIKKTLENAEKDNIEVVFMPEIVYDFHTNGVRFFVYKKDDINFEDPSESALFFSVGGGSIVEAKDGNENLNKNADVEHIYPQKNFKEIMEYCERENITIPQYVERYEGTEIWDYLKEVWNAMDDAVNRGLNTEGYLHGMLHLERKAKMFYEKYLNARFKDVKGRVYSYALAASEENASAGKVVTAPTCGASGLIPAVLKTFQQENGLSEEEIINALAVAGVIGNVYKQNASISGAEVGCQGEVGVACSMGSGMAAYIMGGGLQEIEYAAEIGMEHCLGMTCDPMLGYVQIPCIERNAIYAAKAMDCAQYSLMSGGENHLITLDEVVETMLQTGKDLHSNYKETSLAGLAKLKKAKLNLE
- a CDS encoding histidinol-phosphatase HisJ family protein, which codes for MIESGLIMLTDYHMHFEYGDYDEEWVSLFFEQAEKKGLHEIGISEHTHAFKEFKDLYYEELILDNSETGEFQRKWLDNPKSKFVHTLEEYTDFINMLKSKGYPVKLGLEVCNFRNQDKVKEILQKYEWDYLIVSVHFIKGWGFDFSNLKHRFNERNLTDIWKDYAEEIENVANTGFYNILGHPFNLRLFNNIPDKESVGDLLEKTAVCLKNNDMTVDVNTGTVYRYPIKEISPYGDFMEYVKKYNIPVMLSSDAHHPEHVGMKIEEAVEYIKKYGINEIATFNKRKRIIEKI
- a CDS encoding winged helix-turn-helix transcriptional regulator, which codes for MKLRENYTCPLEFVHDIIKGKWKTIIIFQLRKGKCSFSELHREISGISQKMLLEQLKELRKFGFVDKKSYSGYPLQVEYFLTERGEKILSAVKIMQDIGIEYMIENNMTEFLDKKGIKYNNVSEYTKK
- a CDS encoding copper homeostasis protein CutC, with the protein product MIVMENFTLEICVDSVESAINAEKGGATRLELCSNLIIGGTTPTKSLFEEVKRNVNIPINVLIRPRFGDFLYSEYEINMIKNDIKMFKELGANAVVIGVLTKDGEIDIENMKKLMEKAEGMSVTFHRAFDVCKDPIKAFQQLKELGVKTILTSGQEDSCLKGKELLKKLVELSNGNSPEILIGAGLNVGNAEEMAKYTGAKAFHLSAKKIKESKMIYKKEDVNMGLKEFSEFEILETDESVVREIYEILVRV